The Polyodon spathula isolate WHYD16114869_AA chromosome 52, ASM1765450v1, whole genome shotgun sequence genome window below encodes:
- the LOC121307043 gene encoding uncharacterized protein LOC121307043 isoform X2, which yields MTSCQETEGEPRFQCWCVRKSPGYRTNMAAPIDLHLEFGGGAELLFGGVKDYHVKLPSQSEPCKYSILSRVECTGCRQFIGSYLATKGT from the exons ATGACATCTTGTCAGGAGACGGAAGGGGAGCCTCGTTTCCAATGTTGGTGTGTGAGGAAGTCGCCTGGATACCGAACAAACATGGCTGCGCCCATAGACTTGCACCTGGAGTTCGG AGGTGGAGCTGAACTGCTGTTTGGAGGTGTTAAGGACTACCATGTGAAGTTGCCAAGCCAGTCTGAGCCCTGTAAGTATTCCATTCTCAGCCGAGTGGAGTGCACAGGGTGCAGACAATTTATTGGGAGCTATTTAGCAACAAAA